A section of the Rhizomicrobium sp. genome encodes:
- a CDS encoding gamma-glutamyl-gamma-aminobutyrate hydrolase family protein → MTPRRPIVGFPCDRRMLGAHPFHVVGEKYIAAVREGADAIPVLLPVLDPPVAAEDFLAGIDGLLFTGSPSNVAPRHYGGPAPRPGVLQDEHRDATALPLLRAAIAAGKPVLAICRGFQELNVAFGGTLHQHVQEVPGRADHREKKDAPLDEQYGPAHPVEVAPGGRLAELIRERTFRVNSLHSQGIDRLAPGLFAEALAPDGQIEAVSMPGAKGFVLGVQWHPEWAWSDNPVSRAIFAAFGNALRAPPR, encoded by the coding sequence ATGACCCCGCGCCGTCCCATTGTCGGCTTTCCTTGCGACCGGCGCATGCTGGGGGCGCATCCGTTCCACGTCGTCGGCGAGAAATACATCGCGGCGGTGCGCGAGGGCGCCGATGCGATCCCCGTGCTGCTGCCGGTGCTCGATCCGCCGGTCGCGGCGGAGGATTTCCTCGCCGGCATCGACGGGCTCCTGTTCACCGGCTCGCCGTCGAACGTCGCGCCCAGGCACTATGGCGGCCCGGCGCCCAGGCCCGGCGTGCTGCAGGACGAGCATCGCGACGCCACCGCGCTGCCGCTGCTGCGCGCCGCCATCGCCGCGGGCAAGCCGGTGCTCGCCATCTGCCGCGGCTTCCAGGAGCTCAACGTCGCCTTCGGCGGCACGCTGCACCAGCACGTCCAGGAAGTCCCCGGCCGCGCCGATCACCGCGAGAAGAAGGACGCGCCGCTGGACGAGCAATACGGGCCGGCCCATCCGGTCGAGGTCGCGCCCGGGGGGCGGCTCGCGGAATTGATCCGTGAACGGACGTTCAGGGTGAACTCGCTGCATTCCCAGGGCATCGACCGCCTAGCGCCCGGCCTTTTTGCCGAAGCGCTCGCGCCCGACGGGCAGATCGAGGCGGTGTCGATGCCGGGCGCGAAAGGCTTCGTGCTCGGCGTGCAGTGGCACCCGGAATGGGCCTGGTCGGACAATCCGGTCTCGCGCGCGATCTTCGCGGCCTTCGGCAACGCGCTGCGCGCACCGCCGCGTTGA
- a CDS encoding type II toxin-antitoxin system MqsR family toxin: MEKRKPSFDLARFKAVCGDPRRLAITGTALRTAAEIGFGRSEIAQAVRAMKTAQFHKSMTSHADHRRWQDVYHVPFEGMVLYVKFTDDAVTEFTLLSFKER; this comes from the coding sequence GTGGAAAAGCGCAAGCCGAGCTTCGATCTGGCGCGGTTCAAGGCGGTGTGCGGCGATCCGCGACGCCTCGCGATCACGGGTACCGCGCTGCGGACCGCGGCGGAAATCGGCTTCGGGCGGAGCGAGATCGCGCAGGCCGTCCGCGCGATGAAGACGGCGCAGTTCCACAAGTCGATGACCAGCCATGCCGATCATCGCCGGTGGCAGGACGTCTATCACGTTCCGTTCGAGGGGATGGTCCTCTACGTGAAATTCACCGACGACGCCGTAACGGAGTTCACGCTGTTGTCGTTCAAGGAGCGTTGA
- a CDS encoding type II toxin-antitoxin system MqsA family antitoxin → MSDTRIHPTTGAKLKRDTRAFTVRYRDRERVVQLPGWYPAKRGGESLHVGGDMAVVDKALAELKAESQGVLKPDEVRAIRLRLKLSQRKASELLGGGPRAFQKYESGEVLVSRPMTQLLRLLERDPRRLEELTRRAAA, encoded by the coding sequence ATGAGCGATACACGGATCCATCCCACGACCGGGGCCAAGCTGAAACGCGACACGCGGGCCTTCACGGTGCGCTACCGGGATCGCGAGCGCGTCGTTCAACTGCCGGGCTGGTATCCCGCGAAGCGCGGCGGCGAAAGTCTCCATGTCGGCGGCGACATGGCCGTCGTGGACAAGGCGCTGGCCGAGCTGAAGGCGGAGAGCCAGGGCGTGCTGAAGCCGGACGAAGTCCGCGCCATCCGCCTGCGCCTGAAATTGTCCCAGCGCAAGGCGAGCGAACTGCTCGGCGGCGGGCCGCGCGCGTTTCAGAAATACGAATCCGGCGAGGTGCTGGTGAGCCGGCCGATGACCCAGCTATTGCGGCTTTTGGAGCGCGATCCGCGGCGCCTCGAAGAGCTCACGCGGCGCGCGGCCGCGTAG
- a CDS encoding outer-membrane lipoprotein carrier protein LolA yields the protein MRRFALALLVALSSPLLMGAGQPAPPRHLDLSSDDRAELDAISASLNAVTTLKGGFVQVDPNGGVDQGRVYIAKPGKMRFEYDPPVPSLIVSDGHTVAVANRRLNTVDRYPLSDTPLGVILGNDIDIRRNPQLVGIEHGQGVFVVNMRTSQNRTKANISLVFSEPDHELRQWTVIDDQGLSTTVALRDLQPGAVLPPALFVLPDKNPFAPRRGN from the coding sequence ATGCGCCGCTTCGCCCTTGCCCTGCTCGTCGCCCTGTCCTCGCCGCTCCTCATGGGGGCCGGCCAGCCCGCACCGCCGCGCCATCTCGATCTCAGCAGCGACGACCGCGCGGAACTGGATGCGATCAGCGCCAGCTTGAACGCCGTGACGACGCTCAAGGGCGGCTTCGTGCAGGTCGATCCCAATGGCGGCGTCGACCAGGGCCGGGTCTACATCGCCAAGCCCGGCAAGATGCGCTTCGAATACGACCCGCCCGTGCCGTCGCTGATCGTCTCCGACGGCCATACGGTCGCCGTCGCCAACCGGCGGCTGAACACGGTCGATCGCTATCCGCTGTCGGACACGCCGCTGGGCGTGATCCTCGGCAACGACATCGACATCCGGCGCAATCCGCAGCTGGTCGGCATCGAGCACGGGCAGGGCGTCTTCGTGGTCAACATGCGCACCAGCCAGAACCGCACCAAGGCGAACATTTCGCTGGTGTTCTCCGAGCCCGATCACGAATTGCGGCAATGGACGGTGATCGACGACCAGGGGCTGTCGACCACCGTGGCGCTGCGCGACCTCCAGCCGGGCGCGGTTCTGCCGCCGGCGCTCTTCGTGCTTCCGGACAAGAACCCCTTCGCGCCCCGCCGGGGGAATTGA
- a CDS encoding TetR/AcrR family transcriptional regulator, with protein sequence MAEKDTIRDCIIGAAKKRFSHFGYAKTTMAEVAGDCEMSPGNLYRFFQGKLDIAEAIATEDYSKHLEHLRKLAIQPGKDARERLHDLLFEELRRTYHKLEKDPRVVEMARVISQERPSFANWMLENERKILIELLDEAERRGEFSVDDKQFTAEMVQAATMKFRYPQLWSKLTLPKLERELEGVMTLLIHGLCPHIAEYRQRAEQAAE encoded by the coding sequence ATGGCCGAAAAAGACACCATACGCGATTGCATCATCGGCGCCGCCAAGAAGCGATTTTCGCATTTCGGCTATGCCAAGACGACCATGGCCGAGGTGGCGGGCGACTGCGAGATGTCGCCGGGCAATCTCTACCGCTTTTTCCAGGGCAAGCTCGACATCGCCGAGGCGATCGCGACCGAGGACTACAGCAAGCATCTCGAGCATCTGCGCAAGCTCGCCATCCAGCCGGGCAAGGACGCCCGCGAGCGGCTGCACGATCTTCTGTTCGAGGAATTGCGCCGCACCTATCACAAGCTCGAAAAGGATCCGCGCGTCGTCGAGATGGCGCGGGTGATCAGCCAGGAACGGCCGAGCTTCGCCAATTGGATGCTGGAAAACGAGCGCAAGATCCTGATCGAGCTGCTCGACGAGGCCGAGCGCCGCGGCGAATTCTCCGTCGACGACAAGCAGTTCACCGCCGAGATGGTGCAGGCCGCGACGATGAAGTTCCGCTATCCGCAATTGTGGTCGAAGCTGACGCTGCCCAAGCTCGAGCGCGAGCTGGAAGGCGTGATGACGCTCCTGATCCACGGCCTTTGCCCGCACATCGCCGAATACCGGCAGCGCGCCGAGCAGGCCGCGGAGTAG
- a CDS encoding NAD(P)H-dependent glycerol-3-phosphate dehydrogenase, protein MSESVKNIIPYDKIGVVGGGAWGTALALVAALAGRRTLLWAREAAVVDSVNRSHENAQFLAGVALPETIRATAALAETAASDALLIVAPAQHLRETLAALAPHLRDATPLMLCAKGIERGSGLLLTEVLREAAPRAEPAILSGPSFARDVGKGLPTAVTIAARLDIAERLQASLAHAQFRPYASDDLTGVALGGAAKNVYAIGCGIADGLGLGESARAALLARSFAELSRLGEALGARAETLMGLSGLGDLVLTAASPSSRNFAFGQRLGQGTGLAELESPGKPLAEGVDTAPALVARARRHGVELPIAETIAAVLASDLPAAAALERLMRRPLKPE, encoded by the coding sequence ATGTCAGAAAGTGTAAAAAACATAATCCCTTACGACAAAATCGGGGTCGTCGGGGGCGGTGCCTGGGGAACCGCCCTGGCGCTGGTGGCAGCGCTGGCGGGACGCCGGACCCTGCTTTGGGCCCGGGAAGCCGCGGTCGTCGATTCCGTCAACCGTTCCCATGAGAACGCGCAATTCCTCGCCGGCGTCGCATTGCCCGAGACGATCCGCGCCACCGCGGCGCTGGCGGAGACCGCGGCATCCGACGCGCTGCTGATCGTAGCCCCGGCCCAGCATCTGCGCGAGACCCTGGCCGCGCTCGCCCCGCATCTGCGGGATGCGACGCCCCTGATGCTCTGCGCCAAGGGGATCGAGCGCGGCAGCGGCTTGCTGCTGACCGAGGTGCTGCGCGAGGCAGCGCCTCGGGCCGAGCCCGCGATCCTCTCCGGCCCCTCCTTCGCGCGGGACGTCGGCAAGGGTCTGCCGACGGCCGTCACCATCGCCGCCCGCCTCGACATCGCCGAGCGGCTGCAGGCCAGCCTCGCCCACGCCCAGTTCCGCCCCTATGCCAGCGACGATCTCACCGGGGTGGCGCTCGGCGGCGCGGCGAAGAACGTCTACGCCATCGGCTGCGGCATCGCCGACGGCCTGGGCCTGGGCGAAAGCGCCCGCGCCGCGCTCCTGGCGCGCAGCTTCGCGGAGCTGAGCCGGCTGGGCGAGGCGCTGGGCGCGCGGGCCGAAACGCTGATGGGCCTTTCGGGCCTCGGCGATCTGGTGCTCACCGCCGCCAGCCCGTCGTCGCGCAATTTCGCCTTCGGCCAGAGGCTGGGCCAGGGCACCGGCCTCGCCGAGCTGGAATCGCCCGGCAAGCCGCTGGCGGAAGGCGTCGACACCGCGCCGGCGCTGGTGGCGCGGGCGCGCCGCCACGGCGTCGAGCTTCCGATCGCGGAAACCATCGCGGCGGTTCTCGCTTCCGACTTGCCCGCCGCCGCGGCATTGGAAAGACTGATGCGCCGGCCCTTGAAGCCGGAATAG